The Gavia stellata isolate bGavSte3 chromosome 30, bGavSte3.hap2, whole genome shotgun sequence nucleotide sequence TTCAGGCAGCAGATGCTCTCACGTGTTGCCACTCTTGGCGTGTTCCTTATTTGAAGTGAAACTTGCTGATGTACTGGGGAGCAGCTGATGCTCGGGCACTTCTGGAGTCCTCAGGAGTTTTCTCCACATGCGTGTGTGCTTGTGCAGAAGTTGCAGCAATTAAACTAAAGCCCTTGTGAAACTACTAACTTTTTCCCTGTGCAAACCCAGCGTCCAccctctcttttctcttgcttGGCATTGCATCTTCCCGCAACCTGGGATTCTCTCCTATggaaaagaagtggaagaagtgAGTGACTGCCTATGCTGCAGCACCTTGCAAAAGCCATGCCGCTGGCAGCGGGGACGATCACCAATGCGCCTGCTCCCGCGCTCGCTGGTGGTGATTCATCTGCTGCGGCTCAGCCGGTTTCACCGTGAAAACCCCTGCCTGCGTGGCAGCGCGGTTAGGCAAGCCTGGACTTCGCCATCCGCAGTGGCTTGTCCTCATCCGCCGGTCCTGTGCCACAGAGCCCACTCAGGGCTCGCTGCCCCGCACTGGGCTGTCGGAAACGTGCGGCTTCAACCGCAGACGGAGTTTCTGTTGAGTGAGCACCCACTGGACTTTCtaaggaggaaaatgaaaatcaggCGGTGGTTCTTGGCGTTACTGTCtgaaggcagcagcaccaggggCACTGACCAACGGGGCGTGCTGGCAGGCAGAAGTGGGATTTGTATGTAGTGTTGGCTGCATTATAACGGGCTGGATTGTCCACGCCGTTCCTGGTGGGTTTGTTTCTGGCTTGACGGTGATGCTCTGCTCTTCAGTTCCTTGGGAACTGAAGGTCTGATaaacctcctccttctcctctgtaTTTGCACCAAATCTCAAATTTGTTTCCTctaggatttaatttttttttttaaacccaaaaTGTGGTCTAACCACATGCGACCCACACCAGAAGGAAATCTTTGCAGCACTAGCATCGCCCGGTCGAGGGGCAGCGCTTGGCCCCGTGAGAAGCTCAGCCTTGCTTAGGCAGGCAGGAGCGGCCGAGGCTCGGTGAGTGACTCAGGCTCCCAGGTACCGGGGCTGCTGATCAGGCAGCGGGCTGAGCTCTCAGGAAGAAGATACCCAGCAAGGAAACCATTGGCTTCTGTGGgataaaaaaaacagaaaaccaccaCCTCTGATCTATCTGACAGTCTTGTGCCGTTACTGTAATACCCAGACTGACACTGAGATTGGCAGGAACTACATCAGCACTAAGCGATGGGGGATAACGCGCCGCGGCATGCAGCCTCCCGttgcagcagctttcagggttgCAGGGGAAGCAGAAGGTTGCCCACAGAAGAGGTGTGCAGGGGAGCACTGTcccattttgttttgcagaggggATGCTGTGCCCGGGGTCTCATCCTGCGGCTCGCCCAGCGCCGGTGAGATTCAGcgcagcagaggcagggctgagccccagcCCAGCGCTCCGGCTCTCGGCTCATCTCGCCCAGCGCTGCTTCAATCTGCTTTGACGGCGTGCACAGAGCTCATGCTGCAATGGCATCACGCTACTGTAGTAAAAGACATTTCGTTGGGGCGTTTTTCCCCCAAACACTGATGTTTTTGGCACGTGTTAGTTGACGTTGGGACCCAAGggggtctgcagagctgctgcctgcacccgACACGTGCAGCGGGCGTCAGGTCAGGGTGCAGCCTGGCAAGAGGCTGCGAGCAGGGCGCTGGGTGATGCTGGTGCTGTGATTCTGGTTTGGAGTAGGTGTCATGAGTCACATGGATGACCTGTAATGGTGCCTTGGGTGtctcagctctgcaggctgccctttggggttttttttcccttttttggcctttttttaaGCAGTGCGTCCTGGCAGAGAGGGACTGTTGTGGACAGGGCTGGCCTGGCAATGGGAAAAAGGCTGCTTGAGGGCATGGCCAGAAATGAATCATGGTGATTGCTCCTCTGCTGCAAATGGCATTTCTCTGTGGCAGATGCTGCCTTTGGTTGCCCAGACGGCTTCTGCTGGGATTTCCAGAACACCCTTCCTAAAACTTCTTGGAGATGATACATATGTTTAGTCAGACGTGTGTTTGCGTGCTTTAGCCCACCAGATCTGCGCCATGACGCAAACATCCCCGTGTTTTGGTGACAAATGGCACAGACTTGTTTGCATGTGGCTTGCATGGCGATCTAGCACTAAATGTCCCGGGGCTCTTGTTTCCCTCTCCCTCGAGCGAACCCCTGCCCCTGGCCGGGAGCCCTGCAGCACCTTTCCGCAGTCCCTCCAGCTTCCCAACCCCGTTTcggaggagcagagctgcatCTCCCCGCCGTGCCAGCTCCTCTCCCGTGCTGATGTCCCCGCGAGCAGGCAGCCGTCCCGTCCAGATTGCTGACTCGCTCTGCCTCCGTTTTCTTCTGAATCAAACGACTCCTGTGGCACCAGGTAACTGGAAACCTTCGTTCTCCGTACAGCAAGGAGCATCCCATCTGCTTCCTTCCTGTGGTTACTTTAACCAGAGTGACTGAGCTTTACTGAAACACTCACCACAGCTGAGCTGACACTGCCCTTTTCTCCGTGCAGGGCAGAGCTCAGGAACCGGTTTCGTTCACAAGGGTCCTCAGGCTCCTGCCTTGTGCTGGTGACGTGGACTCTGAGAGCTGTGTCCTGCCTCCCCATGAAGAAAAGTTATACAAAAGGGATGAAAATAGGTgcaggggggccaggggagCACACAGACCCCATCCGCCTGGGGTGAAGCTTTGAGCAGTGCTCGTAAGTGCAGGTTCTACTGAGAGCACAAATAATCTCTTGGGCAAATTCAGCAATTCCACTGACCAACACCAGACTGAAGGccaagcagaaacagaaattgtTGTATtaactgaaagtatttttgtttctaatgtAGTGAGGAAAGAAACCCCAGCTGCCAATAAACACCCGGAGTCTGCTGGACTTGCAAGTAAAGGGCTAAGAGCGGTGAAAACGAAAGAGGtgtgaaaatgaaacagaaacgTGGCCAGGTGGGTACCTGCCAGCAGCCGCCCCGGGCTGTCCATCTGAGTGGAGGTTGGAAATGGGTCTGCTGGTTGAATTCTGGGTTTATTAGTAACAGAGCTGTGAATTCCCACGTGCACGCCCGCTCGGTTTCGTTGGCAATTCAGCTGCTGTGCATACGGATCCATGTGCATAGATACCTAATCCCCAGCCCGAGGAAAAGCAAGCAGTTCTGTTGTTAACTTATATTTGTCTAGTTTTTAGCTGGTATCTGCTATCTGATCTAGGATCAGGGCCTCATTCTGACTAAGAACAAATGCGAAGTTAAAAACATCTCGGTAGATAAACGGAGGCAGCAGTGCTATCTCCTGTAGATCAGGGGAAGGGAGGCTCAGGGATGTTAAAGCCCTGGTGATTATCAATGGCATTTGGGCACGTAACAGTTATTAAACTGTAAATGCTGCTCGGAAAAGGACAAGGGCTGCAACACTTGCTAGAGGTAGGGGCTGAAGAGGCTGGAGTGACCCAGGGAGTACCTTGGGGCCAGCGTTTCTCCACTGTAAGAAATCACTGGCAGGTATTTTGTTCCCGCaaattttctcagaaatttgcatttaaatgtgAGGACCTCGGGTCTTCTCACTTTCCTAGCCATTAATGCATGCAACGCATCCTCGGTGGTCCTCCTCGCCTGGATCCATGCTGCTGGGCTCCTCCCCAGCACGGTGACACTGGGCGCAGCATCTATGCGCTGGTGCTGATTTACAGCCCTGTTAACAATACGCAAGAACAGAACTGAGGCTTTATTCATTAGAAGGTCTttattagcaaaaataaaagatctCTTTTCATACAGATAAACATGCAGAAGTTCACACAGTGACAGAAGCCATGGCCAAGGCACGGGGCCCCCGGCCAGCGCAACCCCCCCGGAACGGAGCCGCTGACGCTGTTGGCTCTCGCCGCGGCTCCGGGGCCGATCTCGCTTCTCCTACAACATTGAAGTCAAGGCGTTTGGTGgaaaaacaagtacagagcTGGCTCAACAGGAGCTTAACGTGTCCTGGTGAGAAGGTTAAATCAAGTTTTACAGTGTTTGGCTCCCACGCCGCCCTTGAGCCGATGCCACCCCgttgatttcagtggaaggaGCGACCCACGGAGCAGCATTCCTGCTTTGGGGCTGCCCTTGCTCTGGGATAACCAGTTCCCGTGCGGGCAGGCTGCCAGCAGGAATGCCCTTCTGTCACCGTAAATGTACAAATAGAATAAATCAAGTATAAATAGCCTCTCTTCAGTGGTAACttacaaagcaaacaacaaacTGACAGTGTTTCATCACACGGGTGCCCTAATACTTCTAAATATTAGAAGCAAATGCCTCTGGGTTATGGCTCAGCGCCCTGTAGCACTCCTGGGGGCACGCAGGAGACTGGGGCAAGGAGGAAGGGGGGCTGGAAAATCAGCAGCTCTCGGGGGCACCGAAGCTGCTCTCGCCGCAGCCTTCCCCCCCCAGCACTCAGCTGCTGCGGCACCTCATGCGCAGGATTAGAAATAACATGAACCCGAATATTGCAAGTGCTGCATGCAGCTTTATGAATTTGAATGCAAATTACCCAAGCCACCTTAAAATGGTGGTTAATTAAATATCCTCtaacttctaaaaagaaaaaaaaaaaaaggaaggcaagaaaacCCCAGTCAAAGACTGGAAAATACTAAGGTGAATTTTCAAAAGTGCAGAGTGGCTGacccagcagctctggaagtccatcgtTAAAAACATTTAAGCCAAGTTCTATTAGAACCAAACATTTCATTCctactactattttttttttctttaacctgaACTATTACATAGGCTGAATTCGAGAGGTGGGGTTAACTGATCTATGGCTGTGGCACGACCGCGTGCTCCTCATGGGAGTGcaggtcctcctcctcctccacgtTGCTTTCCATGCACGGGAGAAAAAGATGCCTGTGGTTACATTTATGGTTATTTTGCCCAGTGCAAGGCCATGgaataattttgaatatttcaGCGCCTAATTCCAACTGCAGAACCAGAGATGGTGACATAGTTATGCATAAAAACATTTGATTGCATAAATAAATAGAGGGATAGAACAGGAGGAGAGTGCTcatttgcttaaaattaagctttGCTGAACTCGAGCTGGAATTGCTCCTGGTCAGGCGACCATGCTAGTGAAATTGCAATCAGAGTAAGCTCTGCTCATTGTCTGCTCCCCAGAATAACACTGCTTTGGGTGTTTTGAAGCTAAGAATAAAATAGCACTATCataaacagcattaaaatattGAACGATAAATAGTATTTTACAAGCTCATCACACTTTTCCTCAAAACATATTGTAAACATCAACACTGAGGTATTAGaagtaataaatattaaattcagttgttaaaaaaaaaaacccaacccttttAAATACAATACTAAACTTGAAGTTATTGCCCTGTAATTCTTGACTTGAACCCTAAGATAACTTAATCTCTTGTGTGCTCTTGCAGCCTAAAGtgatttctgaaaaaacagCGGGATTTTGTGCGAAAGATGCGGACCCGTGGGCATTTTCACTTCCTTCTCGTCATCAGCAAGTACTCTTCGATGTAGTTGATGAAAATGTCAAACTCTCCCATGGCCTTGTAGATTCCATTCTCGTTCATCTGCAGGTGAAAGCCAAGTCCGTTTAAGTCTGAATGTGACGCTAACCATGATGCACAATTGCTAGAAATATTCTCCTTCCACCTACATCTCCAGCTTCTCTGCCCAACCCCTCGGGGGAACCCGCCGGCTGCTCCTTCGAGCATCGCTCTCTGGATCTCTTTGCCTtaggtatttatatatttaaagacTTTTTCGGATTCTGTTCTCTGTCCTAAGTTGGAGCCGGCAGTAAAATCCACCGCCTCGCCCGGGACAGCGGGTTCTGCCCAACCTCAGCGCAGCCACGCGAGCGGGGACCTTACCTTATCGAACGTCTCCTTAATGTGCTTTATGGTTTTGCTCCTCTTTTCGCACGTGAAGAATCTGTGCTGCAAAAGGACAAGAGCAACGACTTCAACCACACTGGTTTCCTTCCCggggcgcgcggcggcggctctcccctcctcctgcccctcgTCACTGCCGCCCCGTCGGTCtccaccttccccttccccatgtGCGGCCATGGGGCTCTCTGGGGCAGCAACTGCGGCTGCTTTGCACCGTGCACTGATGAAAGGAGCCCGGCACAACCCGAGCACCGACGCCGAGCGCTttcccagccccgtgccccttgctgccggggctgggcgAGGGCAGCCATGCGGTGCTCTCTGCCCGGGGCAGGGATCGCCCCGTCTGACTCAGCCTGCGGCAGGTGATGGGGTCACGGCCGCACCAGGCGCGGTTTCGGGAGGCATCATCGCAGAGCCACGCTGCTCCAGCGCCCAGGTAAGGCACAGACCCTCCGCCCTCCTGCCCCTTATCTCTCCGGCTGGGCTCTGCCGGGTGGGACTGGCTGCAAATAAACGGTGCTCCTGAACAGAGCCTCTGAATCATCGTATTGAACTGATGAAAGCCTGGAGAGCAGGGGCTAGGAGGAACCCCAACCTTACGGGGtctgccagcccctgcctgcccagaGCCCGGCTCCTCCGCACCGACCCGACACGCGTGTTCCTGTcccctgctcctggggacacctccccaccctgctgctggTCTGGGACTGGCCCTGCCTTGCCGGAGCACGGATTTCATCCCCCCCCGTGGTGCTGAGCCCCACTCACACAGCGTCTCATCGTTGCCCTCAGGCTCAGCAGCATGTTGCTCAGGTCACCCATGCTCTGCCGGTGGTGCGTGCTGGTCCTCATGGCGCTGGGCAGGACCTCCTCCGTGTAGAACCGCATCATCTCCGACACCGACTGGCAGCCGAAGCTCCCCTGGGGCGAGAGAAGGTAACCACGTTGGGGCCGGCCACCGGCACCgatgtgtgtgggtgtgtttaaaaaacaaaatcgCGGTGGTGCTCAGAGCGCCTGCAGCATGTTAGCACTGCTCACTGTGGCTGCAGTGTGGGGGGAGCCACGCATCAGCCCTGCCGCAGACACACGTGTTACTGCTTGGCTGGAGAACTGTCCTTGCGTGACATTAGGAAATGCCCCGATTTACAATCGGCTTCCTTTCTTACAAAACACTGAccaaaggaggaagaaagataATGGACTTAGATGAGAATTGTAATTCTTACCTTAAATTCATCCAGCAGTTCGGAGCTGAGCAGCTGGATGCTGAGTTCATCATCTTTTGATTGCTGTAGAAGGATGCAATGGAAACGTGAGCTTTACTTAGGCAGTCAACACTCTTTCCCCCTTTGCCCTACCAAACGATCGCTTTGCTTGTTTGCATTTACGGTCTCGCTGAAGTGAAGGCAAAGAGCACCCAGCACACCCGTGCGCGTGGCACAGTAACGCCAGATACAGGAGCTGCCAATTCTTTGGTCCATAACCTTGCAGTGCAACTACCCCTAAGTCAAGACGTTGCGATAATGAAATCACAAACTTCAGTACCATCGATATCGCTACTGAGACTCCTCCCGCCGCTGCCAGTGCGGCACGCTCGCTTCAGCTGCGGAGGGTGTCTATGTAAGAGTGCTGACGCAACCCGCGCCGCTCTTCAGACGGGTGTCAAAGTTATGGCAGCCCCTGGAAGCGAGGTATCCACCCCAGCCTGTCTGCCCGCGGGTTTAATCCCCCGTTTTTGTTGTCTCTGTAAGTTTCCAGTCGAAAGGGATCTGCGGAGGGTGTTTGTTCTTGCGGTGCCTCTGTTGCACCGTCAGCTCTCTAAGACCAGAGAGCTGCAGCGGGGTGGGCTGGCACCACCCGAAGCATCCCCCCACGGCACCAAGGTACCAAAGCTTTCCTGAGAGgttaaaaatattccttcccAACATTAACCGGGAGATTTACAGCGAGCTTTAAATCTAAAGTCTTGGCTGTGTTCATTTGATAATAAATACAAGCCATGACATTAGCCCGAGATGTAATCTGGAGAATTCTCTTGTTTTATTGCTAAAACACATTGACATTAACTAAAATAGCAACACAGATGTGACCAACCATCTCTACCAGTACTGATGCAGTGAGAAATGCTCTGAGTATATCTTGTCTTGCTTTCTCAGCAACCCCGAGGCTCCTGTTAGCCGCGATGCGAAGCGGTGACCTTTTACAGGCACCACAGCAAGTGCTAGTTACTGCAGCGTTTCTCCAGTCATAAAACACCATGTTCAGGCTTTTGTGgttctttcagagaaaaagtCTGTAGCAAAAGATTTCCCTTTTCATCTAGCGTTGACTGCAGCGAGGCTGGACCTCGTTGCCCTGAAGAAGGGACTATTTCCTTCCTATTAATTCAGTGAATAATTTGGGCTGCAATGTTCAGGGGGAAGTCTGGCTAGTAAGGTTCACAAAGATTCATTATGAAATCTCTTGAGCTCGTTGTAACTAGAACTAGGAAGAAAACCCTTGTGTGGTGTCTCAGCAAGCAATGAAACTTGAACTTCTCTTGCTCACCCCCGTCAGCCCGTTAACACAATACACCACCAAATCATTTCTGCCGGGAGGAAGCTGTCTTCCCCCTTGTCCAAATCACTgaactttgcaaaaaaaaaaaaaagcaaaacgagaaggaggagagagtaGCAGGCTTATACTTACAAAATAGTCCTTAATTTCCTCAAACTTGATcctcagctccctgagctgcgCAGGCAGGAGCCGCGGGAAGtggaggcagctgggctgggtgggcgagcccctggcaggcagggtgccggcagccaggagcagcaagACCAGGGCTGTGCGGGATGGCATGCTGCGGAAAGGAGCTCTTGCCTCTTGGTCCAGCTCTCGGCTGAATTTCACAGGAGGGTAGAAAGCAGATCTGCAGCCTTCACCTTGATGGAGCCCCTCATTTATACTCTCAAAACATCGCTCAATTTCCTCTCCCCATTTCCTGGCGAGCAATATTGGGGTTTTAAGTCATTCATTAAAACCAAATGTCACTTGGGTTTCCCGTCAACTTGGGTTTCCTGTTCTCTTGAcccccctcctctcctcacACCCCATCAAATCTTTTGTGCTTAgactctgcattttttttttcattgcttgcttcTTGTAAATTTAAATGTGGCTAAAGAGGAAAGCTTCAGATataatgcagagaagaaaaggtgCTGTGTGAGGTTACTTCTGCATTCTCACagttagtttttatttttagataaatGCCCTAttgttaggggaaaaaaagtgtttctatttttaaacctCTATATCAAACCTGCACTTAGGATCCTCAGCACCGTGCATAAGTCAGCAGCATTGCTTTTAATGAACCTGCACATATACACTGTCTCCTCCTTTGGCATTCTAATGCTATCCTGCAAATACACATAATGATCttaaatcttaatttttaattttatttttttttccagttaatgCATAAGTCTGCTGAAGTTGATGTGAGTTTTCACTGCCTTTAGCAAGTGCAAAGACTACGCTCCCAAACTTCAGCTGGTGCTGTGCCGGCCGGCTAACGGGGTTAGTTCGGCAGGACGCGGTGGAGGAGCCCAGCCCGGCTGCGGTGCGGTGCTGCTCGGGTCCCGCGGGGCTCTGCCCGGCTGCTGCCCACAGCACCTGGGTGGGAGCAGGGTTTGTGCCGTGGGAGCCACCATTTTACCGTTGATGTGTGGTGTTAAAGTGCATAAGCAGGTCATGAGTATTCATGTTTCTGGCTCTTTAATCCTATTTTGGTTCCTAGAAATGGACATGAGCCCCATCCAAGCAACCCGGTGCTGGCTCTATGAACTGGGTGTACTGTGTTAACTGAGGCTTATTGTCCCAGCTCTGATAAAATTACCATTTCAGAGCTGAAGATAATTCCTCTGACGTCTCTCAATTTCCGCTTTCCTCTCTTTCATGCTCTCTTTCTATATATATTGGTACACGCACCCCTACTTCCTTGTGATAAAGATTTCACTGACAAATCTGGGATTCTGTTATCTGAGAAAGTGAAGGTGAATTTGACCTTTCTGAAATCAGAAGGTTTTCTCCGAAAGCTCCCatgttgttttgaaataatgcgttcttcccagccttcctccagTACATGGCTTTGGCCAAATCACTTCAATTCTGATTTCCTTCACCGCACTGAACTTCTTTTAGGTTGAATTTACAAACCTCTGTGAAGGAacttgttgcaaaaaaaaaaaagctggaaaaatacaaagtattGTTTGTTACtatatatttagatttttaaaaaaattttatttttaggagcAGAAGGGAGGAATGTTTGGTGTACGTATGCATGAGTAAGAGTAAAGGGGATGAAACATTAGTAATTGAAGGGGTTGAGGCGGAGACAATGTGGGATTGTGttctgatttgttttccttttgttgttgaTGTTGCCTCTTCCAGGGGAGACGAGGAAGCCTGCTCCCGGTGAATCACTGCAGACACGCTAGTTTACCTGAATCACAGCATGTGTCATGTATTTGGTGACCCatttctcttcccctgctctaACGCAGCCGTGCGGTTTCTCCCCTTGACCGCCAGCAGAAGCTGTGAGAAAGGAGAAGAGCGAACAGCAGCAGATGGCTCAGACAAAACCGAGTAGTTTTAAACTCAACCCGTTTCCATGGGTAGGATCCcacctttctctgctttccccctTGGCTCCCACCCTGGGAGATTTTTTGCTTAATTTGGATTAACTCAAATCTGCCACGGGTCGATAAAGCTTCGCTGCCAAGACCTGGGCGGCTGCTTAAGTTTCATGAGGGCATCGAAGCTGATGTGGTGAGGGCAGTGGGTGCGATGCTGCCAGGAGGCAGTGCCCCGGAGCGGGTCCGCAggcagcctggccccatcccCGGCACCAAAGCCCAGAGCTAAACCCGCTCCCTTCGGTGAAGGGTGCAGCCCCAGGCACTTCTCTGCAAATCTGGTCCCCTGCAGCCGAGGGCTCGCTCTCAGCCCCAGCTTTCGGTTTAGGTGCTGGTGTTTTTGTGGGACACAAAGCAAAGGGTCTCCAGGCACACGGGAACCTCCTCCACCATCCGTGGGAGCCGGTGCAGCAGCGGCATGGCGCCGGGagccctccttccttcctgccgAGGAGCTGAGCGCTCGTTTCCAAACCTCTTTTATTTTGAGCAATCTGTGGGTCTCCATGAAGTCATTTCAGTTTAAGACCCAGAGCGTGCAGAGTGGTTCTGTCTTGTGCAATTCCCTCCTCCCTGTTTTGGAAcctggtttgtatttttttttttggtacgAGCGTAAGCCAGACGTGTCCATTCCACAAAGGAAACTCTGGCCTGCGCACGGATGATACGCTGCTGTGTTTACCTGTATTTCCTTTGCCGTGTCAGAGATCTTGACGGTGCAGTTTCACTCTGACTCACTCTTGCTTACTGCTGTGGAAATGCATTGACTCTGCAGTACTATGAAGTGGTTGCATGAATGAATAAAGCACCTTTTCCTAAAGAGTGTCCGGGGGACGTGGGTGTATTTCTAAACCTTTAGGAAACAGCTTTCATGTTTGCCAAGAAGATCATTTCAGGAAGGAAAGTGTGTTACTCAAAAGCCATTCGTACACTTTTACCCCACCTCCCACAAACTTCTAAAAGAGCTGCATGTTCACAAGAAATACTCAGCAGGACAGCAGAATTGCGTTTCTGCGGTAAAGCAGAAGCATTTAGGCAAATGCTTTTCCCCCCACAGCGTGGCATGTGGAAAGGTTTGTCCTGGGCGACCTGCGCTGGCTGCCCCTGCACAGGCAGGGCTTGGGCCCCGCGGTCTTCAGAGCTCCCGTCCTCCGGAGCAGGGTGGCACCTCACCCTTCTTATTAAAGGGGCTGCCTATGTGCGTAGCTTTTCTTATGCTGGCAAGCTTTTACGTGGGCAAGTTTTCATGGGTTTTTGCCTTCTTGGTCTCTGTCATTGCTTTCTGGCAAAGGAACATTGTGTATTTTATGCACTATCTATTCTAGATATAGCTTGGAGCATCCCCTAGATTTCCAGGCTATCATAATGgtgtgttttgttctttcctttttgaaaattcCCCGTTTCTCATCCCTTCAGGTTCAGGAGCTCTGCTGTCAGTGACGCTCTGGGGGAAGCAGAGACTGGTGGCCTTTTATTCACCTTGCGTGAAGAGCAGTTCTGCAGTTTTGAAGCAATGGCATTTGCTCTCTCCGCAGCCCCATCGCTGATGACTAACAGTTCCTGATGGGTGAAACATAAAGtggactgctttttttttcaagaattttttttgctggCAAGGCATGACGTTGGATTTTTCACTTCTGGAAACCTGCTTTCTAGCACTCTTGTCAGAATTTGCAATGTGACTCATGTTGACCTCAACAGGTAAATCCCAAATTACTCTCTGGAAATTTAACCAATGTCATTGTTTTGTCTTGTAACATCTAAGTGTCCAGAAATAGGTTATTAATAATGAATAAAAGACATTATTGTGACCTCTAATGTGACTTCTAATATGACATAGAGAGAGCCTTACATAAGAATTTCTTAGCAGGTCCAGAACTTCCATTTGATCTAAATCAAGCTGGAATCTTGACCTAAAAACATCAAGTAATAGAGACTTCCTCCCAGTTGTAGATTCAGTGTTTCGATAACTAACTTAGCTGAGAAATATTTGCACTTTTTTAATTGCACACATAAAACTTCCGA carries:
- the IL10 gene encoding interleukin-10; this translates as MPSRTALVLLLLAAGTLPARGSPTQPSCLHFPRLLPAQLRELRIKFEEIKDYFQSKDDELSIQLLSSELLDEFKGSFGCQSVSEMMRFYTEEVLPSAMRTSTHHRQSMGDLSNMLLSLRATMRRCHRFFTCEKRSKTIKHIKETFDKMNENGIYKAMGEFDIFINYIEEYLLMTRRK